The DNA sequence AGATAACGGTTTCCTAGTGCGGGAGGATCAGTGAAAATAGGTAAAAGAGTAAAGGTTGTTGTGCCGGCAAATACAAAAGAGTCCTGTTGCAAGCCTTCAAAAGTTACCTCTGCTGGCATGGTGCTTTGAGCAGTATATTGTTTCCCTTCTGCCTCTACCTTTAAAGTATAGGTTCTGCCAGTAACTCCTGTAAAAGCAGTAGTCTGATATTTTCCGTCACCTATATACTGTAGGGTTTCAGTTTGGCCGGTATTGTCACTTACAGTGACCAGGGCATTGGTAACCGCAGGATATTGATTGTTTTGTGTAACGGCAACTGATTTTGTTATTCTCACAATATAAGGTCCTGGCTGATTGGTTATATTCCCCTCGATAACAATGTTTCCACTTTTGTCAGCAAGATCAAGATCGATCTCTTTTTCACAAGAGTTTAATAAAAGCAGGGATAATATGATAAAAAATGTATTCTTCATGATTTAAAATTTGAA is a window from the Chryseobacterium sp. T16E-39 genome containing:
- a CDS encoding DUF4249 family protein, with amino-acid sequence MKNTFFIILSLLLLNSCEKEIDLDLADKSGNIVIEGNITNQPGPYIVRITKSVAVTQNNQYPAVTNALVTVSDNTGQTETLQYIGDGKYQTTAFTGVTGRTYTLKVEAEGKQYTAQSTMPAEVTFEGLQQDSFVFAGTTTFTLLPIFTDPPALGNRYLFGFTVNNKPKKTFNVFQIT